From the genome of Uranotaenia lowii strain MFRU-FL chromosome 1, ASM2978415v1, whole genome shotgun sequence, one region includes:
- the LOC129748292 gene encoding zinc finger protein 665-like, with translation MLSSDVPLSGDKTWPSEFVAIKSEPPLDIVDDFHQHKQPGISGTVIESATVTVKDEGPERDVATGLQEYRCDHCPKTYTIKSSLYYHQRKSHGTTPGHKNTAFCNVCNKHLEWKKITSHKRICHANVKPHVCDQCGQSYRERELLDDHIALKHGGRPRYECEFCLKQFFSRDKYSKHRPRKHPTEYRAIRKKMVPANRIYYEADRTSSVSFKCASCGTNFPIHQELEKHIVTEHPGTIVYSCELCGGVCSTKASFVDHCAVKHSIDIRYDCDLCGEETNNEKAFNEHCLELHPDEYAQLVQNIKLQSTAKKPTKKKNMCVECDRTFYSRKNLLDHEASIHSGKPRYECSICQTQYFHDTELSRHRKSEAHLAKVASSMNGGDCAQSSPKKTHPCKQCDVRCHTKRALVKHIALNHGGHYKCKYCEKTFFQEKTCYLHTKTHHSEQMHNLYDCIKCDKKYSSKALLEDHFSKDHLGKPRYECEFCGQQFFMRALYYKHRKTAHKEQYADLVGAAKCTLNQLYSINGCVVIKNEVVTDE, from the coding sequence ATGTTGTCTAGTGATGTTCCGCTCTCGGGAGATAAAACTTGGCCTTCGGAGTTTGTTGCTATAAAATCGGAACCCCCACTGGATATCGTGGACGACTTTCACCAGCATAAACAACCGGGAATCTCGGGAACTGTAATCGAATCAGCCACAGTCACCGTGAAAGACGAAGGTCCTGAACGTGATGTTGCAACAGGACTTCAAGAATATCGCTGCGATCATTGTCCTAAAACGTACACCATAAAATCTTCGCTGTATTATCATCAGCGCAAATCGCATGGAACTACGCCCGGTCATAAAAACACCGCTTTTTGCAATGTTTGCAACAAACATCTCGAATGGAAGAAAATTACTAGTCACAAGCGTATCTGTCATGCTAATGTAAAACCGCACGTTTGTGATCAATGTGGTCAATCATACCGCGAAAGAGAATTGCTGGATGATCATATAGCTCTGAAACATGGAGGAAGACCTCGTTACGAATGCGAATTctgtttgaaacaatttttctcGAGGGATAAATACAGCAAACATCGTCCTAGAAAACACCCAACAGAGTACCGAgcaataaggaaaaaaatggttCCAGCCAATCGTATTTACTATGAAGCAGACCGAACCAGCTCTGTGTCATTCAAATGTGCCTCTTGTGGTACTAACTTCCCGATTCATCAAGAACTCGAGAAACATATCGTGACAGAACACCCGGGAACAATTGTCTATAGTTGCGAACTATGTGGCGGTGTATGTTCAACCAAAGCGTCCTTCGTAGATCATTGTGCTGTGAAACATTCCATTGACATTCGGTACGATTGCGATCTATGCGGAGAAGAGACTAATAACGAAAAAGCATTCAATGAACACTGTCTGGAGCTTCACCCAGATGAATACGCTCAACTTGTACAGAATATAAAGCTTCAATCCACCGCCAAAAAGCCGACCAAGAAAAAGAATATGTGTGTGGAATGCGACAGAACGTTTTACTCTAGAAAGAATCTTTTGGACCATGAAGCGTCAATACATTCCGGGAAACCCAGATACGAGTGTTCGATTTGCCAGACGCAATATTTCCACGATACGGAGTTGAGTCGGCACCGAAAATCTGAGGCTCATCTGGCGAAGGTAGCCAGCAGCATGAATGGGGGGGACTGTGCCCAATCCAGTCCGAAGAAAACACACCCTTGTAAACAGTGTGATGTAAGGTGCCACACTAAAAGGGCACTCGTCAAACATATTGCTTTGAATCACGGCGGTCATTACAAGTgtaaatattgtgaaaaaactttcTTCCAGGAAAAGACCTGCTACCTTCACACCAAGACACACCACAGTGAACAAATGCATAATCTTTACGATTGCatcaaatgtgacaaaaagtATTCAAGCAAAGCTTTGCTAGAGGACCATTTTTCGAAGGACCACTTGGGAAAGCCCCGTTACGAGTGTGAGTTTTGCGGACAACAGTTCTTCATGAGAGCGTTGTACTACAAACATCGGAAAACTGCTCATAAGGAGCAGTATGCCGATTTGGTTGGCGCAGCCAAGTGTACCTTGAACCAACTCTACTCTATAAATGGCTGCGTGGTTATAAAAAATGAAGTTGTTACAGATGAATGA
- the LOC129740492 gene encoding uncharacterized protein LOC129740492 isoform X2 produces the protein MQHDSIEIKEEDCWQMNLEHDDSLSSNDKIPTTTTCQNCGSTVASMNTNHQNQEVYSEPHLAVVSSTLGVGDFLKRNNLAQYVETFENAKIMLNDFPYLKANISELALLIPVMRDRMKFVAALEMSRVDKAVQVSLEFELTQELDLMEICSQSEQGIKFLELMKNMNTMTHQSRNILKYVLVSHFFQRGKGRINKGGFEEMVKIIKKNYPDEIGCIWYQGIKGNQCAGLLYTCYRYMLKQFRSKDKPDPEPEPQVAAEGKGEEEILEGQESTEPVSNLDFAPRMDLKELCKESDEGKQFLELMENKTHLTGKSRDLLKIVLVKYFFQIGLGTIPCLSFEEMFQMIIKYYPDEILSTWYIPSTQGYHAKGLLYVRYRYLLHLSAKARAKADAAALEKDPNIPAAPKFTMPSVVPRMDLKELCSQCEQGRAFLELMKDRSTLTSESRRILKMVLVDYFYKLGRGHIPTLTFLEMVQMIKEHYRDEIDKEWFVHKRVGQGGSKGALYLRYRFLRSAAIKNRKVQMTW, from the exons ATGCAGCACGACTCGATTGAAATCAAGGAAGAAGATTGTTGGCAAATGAACTTGGAACATGACGATTCATTGTCTTCCAATGACAAGATTCCTACAACAACAACTTGTCAGAATTGCGGATCAACGGTCGCTTCAATGAACACTAACCACCAAAATCAGGAGGTTTATTCCGAGCCACATTTGGCCGTAGTTAG TTCAACTTTGGGCGTTGGCGACTTTCTGAAGCGGAACAACTTGGCCCAGTACgtggaaacatttgaaaatgccAAAATTATGCTAAATGATTTCCCCTATCTGAAGGCCAATATTTCTGAACTGGCTCTACTGATACCCGTTATGAGAGACCGAATGAAGTTTGTCGCGGCATTAGAAATGTCGCGGGTAGACAAGGCTGTACAGGTTTCATTGGAATTCGAATTAACACAAGAATTG gATCTTATGGAGATCTGCTCGCAGTCCGAGCAGGGAATTAAGTTTCTGGAACTGATGAAAAACATGAACACTATGACACACCAAAGtcggaatattttgaaatatgttcTGGTGAGCCACTTCTTCCAACGGGGCAAAGGGCGTATAAACAAGGGGGGCTTTGAAGAGAtggtcaaaataataaaaaaaaattatccggaCGAGATCGGATGCATATGGTACCAGGGGATCAAAGGGAATCAGTGCGCGGGTTTACTATACACATGTTATCGATATATGCTGAAACAGTTCCGCAGTAAAGACAAACCGGATCCGGAACCTGAACCTCAAGTTGCTGCTGAAGGTAAAGGAGAGGAAGAAATATTAGAAGGACAAGAAAGTACTGAACCAGTGTCAAACCTTGACTTCGCACCACGCATG GACCTTAAGGAACTTTGCAAGGAATCCGATGAAGGAAAACAGTTTCTCGAGTTGATGGAAAATAAAACCCATTTGACCGGGAAAAGTCGTGATCTGTTGAAAATAGTTCTGGtgaaatacttttttcaaatcgGACTAGGCACGATTCCGTGTTTGAGTTTTGAGGAAATGTTCCAGATGATCATCAAATACTACCCGGACGAGATTCTAAGTACCTGGTACATTCCGAGTACCCAAGGTTACCACGCCAAGGGTTTGCTGTATGTGCGCTACAGGTATCTGCTTCACCTGAGCGCGAAGGCCCGTGCTAAAGCTGACGCCGCCGCACTGGAGAAAGATCCTAATATACCAGCGGCGCCCAAATTCACGATGCCATCAGTTGTCCCACGGATG GACCTAAAAGAACTTTGCAGTCAGTGCGAGCAAGGAAGAGCATTCCTGGAGCTGATGAAAGACCGAAGTACGTTAACATCGGAGAGCCGgcgaattttaaaaatggttctGGTGGACTACTTTTACAAACTGGGACGAGGGCACATCCCTACCTTAACTTTCCTAGAAATGGTTCAGATGATTAAAGAACACTACCGAGATGAAATCGACAAAGAATGGTTCGTCCATAAACGCGTTGGACAAGGAGGTAGCAAAGGAGCGCTCTACTTACGGTACAGGTTTCTGCGCTCAGCTGCGATCAAAAACCGAAAAGTTCAAATGACATGGTAA
- the LOC129740492 gene encoding uncharacterized protein LOC129740492 isoform X1 yields the protein MSSDDQPLYSFVKIEPSTVEDNEQVVLNNPVQVLEKVDWMTNVHDTRTFVEKNPIEDELSIQGFIKTEKQSAQDVELQEFDKLTAVNNCPQPENDKNKCATKEILKLSCDQCSKKFKGQRALKRHTTLAHSLKPRYQCEVCKSQFTYPSKLSAHVDQCKAKFGMDVNTSLTSVNRTSTESPIELSSNFNTNYGIVEVQNNEMQHDSIEIKEEDCWQMNLEHDDSLSSNDKIPTTTTCQNCGSTVASMNTNHQNQEVYSEPHLAVVSSTLGVGDFLKRNNLAQYVETFENAKIMLNDFPYLKANISELALLIPVMRDRMKFVAALEMSRVDKAVQVSLEFELTQELDLMEICSQSEQGIKFLELMKNMNTMTHQSRNILKYVLVSHFFQRGKGRINKGGFEEMVKIIKKNYPDEIGCIWYQGIKGNQCAGLLYTCYRYMLKQFRSKDKPDPEPEPQVAAEGKGEEEILEGQESTEPVSNLDFAPRMDLKELCKESDEGKQFLELMENKTHLTGKSRDLLKIVLVKYFFQIGLGTIPCLSFEEMFQMIIKYYPDEILSTWYIPSTQGYHAKGLLYVRYRYLLHLSAKARAKADAAALEKDPNIPAAPKFTMPSVVPRMDLKELCSQCEQGRAFLELMKDRSTLTSESRRILKMVLVDYFYKLGRGHIPTLTFLEMVQMIKEHYRDEIDKEWFVHKRVGQGGSKGALYLRYRFLRSAAIKNRKVQMTW from the exons atGTCATCGGATGATCAGCCTTTGTATAGCTTCGTCAAAATTGAACCGAGTACGGTTGAAGACAACGAGCAGGTGGTATTGAATAATCCGGTGCAAGTCCTAGAGAAAGTCGACTGGATGACCAATGTACATGATACAAGaacatttgtagaaaaaaacccCATCGAAGATGAATTGTCTATACAAGGTTTCATTAAAACTGAAAAGCAATCTGCACAAGACGTTGAATTGCAAGAATTTGACAAATTGACAGCAGTCAATAATTGCCCTCAAcccgaaaacgacaaaaataaatgTGCTACAaaggaaatattaaaattatcttGTGATCAATGcagtaaaaagtttaaaggaCAGAGGGCGTTGAAACGCCATACTACTTTGGCACATTCGCTGAAACCTCGCTACCAGTGTGAGGTATGTAAGAGTCAATTTACCTACCCATCGAAGCTTAGCGCGCATGTAGATCAATGCAAAGCCAAGTTTGGGATGGATGTTAACACTTCTTTAACAAGTGTGAACAGAACTAG CACGGAATCACCAATCGAATTATCGTCTAATTTCAACACAAACTATGGTATTGTGGAAGTTCAGAATAACGAAATGCAGCACGACTCGATTGAAATCAAGGAAGAAGATTGTTGGCAAATGAACTTGGAACATGACGATTCATTGTCTTCCAATGACAAGATTCCTACAACAACAACTTGTCAGAATTGCGGATCAACGGTCGCTTCAATGAACACTAACCACCAAAATCAGGAGGTTTATTCCGAGCCACATTTGGCCGTAGTTAG TTCAACTTTGGGCGTTGGCGACTTTCTGAAGCGGAACAACTTGGCCCAGTACgtggaaacatttgaaaatgccAAAATTATGCTAAATGATTTCCCCTATCTGAAGGCCAATATTTCTGAACTGGCTCTACTGATACCCGTTATGAGAGACCGAATGAAGTTTGTCGCGGCATTAGAAATGTCGCGGGTAGACAAGGCTGTACAGGTTTCATTGGAATTCGAATTAACACAAGAATTG gATCTTATGGAGATCTGCTCGCAGTCCGAGCAGGGAATTAAGTTTCTGGAACTGATGAAAAACATGAACACTATGACACACCAAAGtcggaatattttgaaatatgttcTGGTGAGCCACTTCTTCCAACGGGGCAAAGGGCGTATAAACAAGGGGGGCTTTGAAGAGAtggtcaaaataataaaaaaaaattatccggaCGAGATCGGATGCATATGGTACCAGGGGATCAAAGGGAATCAGTGCGCGGGTTTACTATACACATGTTATCGATATATGCTGAAACAGTTCCGCAGTAAAGACAAACCGGATCCGGAACCTGAACCTCAAGTTGCTGCTGAAGGTAAAGGAGAGGAAGAAATATTAGAAGGACAAGAAAGTACTGAACCAGTGTCAAACCTTGACTTCGCACCACGCATG GACCTTAAGGAACTTTGCAAGGAATCCGATGAAGGAAAACAGTTTCTCGAGTTGATGGAAAATAAAACCCATTTGACCGGGAAAAGTCGTGATCTGTTGAAAATAGTTCTGGtgaaatacttttttcaaatcgGACTAGGCACGATTCCGTGTTTGAGTTTTGAGGAAATGTTCCAGATGATCATCAAATACTACCCGGACGAGATTCTAAGTACCTGGTACATTCCGAGTACCCAAGGTTACCACGCCAAGGGTTTGCTGTATGTGCGCTACAGGTATCTGCTTCACCTGAGCGCGAAGGCCCGTGCTAAAGCTGACGCCGCCGCACTGGAGAAAGATCCTAATATACCAGCGGCGCCCAAATTCACGATGCCATCAGTTGTCCCACGGATG GACCTAAAAGAACTTTGCAGTCAGTGCGAGCAAGGAAGAGCATTCCTGGAGCTGATGAAAGACCGAAGTACGTTAACATCGGAGAGCCGgcgaattttaaaaatggttctGGTGGACTACTTTTACAAACTGGGACGAGGGCACATCCCTACCTTAACTTTCCTAGAAATGGTTCAGATGATTAAAGAACACTACCGAGATGAAATCGACAAAGAATGGTTCGTCCATAAACGCGTTGGACAAGGAGGTAGCAAAGGAGCGCTCTACTTACGGTACAGGTTTCTGCGCTCAGCTGCGATCAAAAACCGAAAAGTTCAAATGACATGGTAA
- the LOC129740493 gene encoding uncharacterized protein LOC129740493 isoform X1, producing the protein MRLRIEKRTYRSIMSSDDQPSYTFFKIEPSTVEDNEQVVLDNPVQVLEKVDWMTNVHDTKTFVEKSPIEDELSLQGFIKTETQTARDVEIQEFDKSTAVNNCPQPENDKGKYATKEIFKLSCDQCSKKFKGQRALKRHTTLAHSLKPRYQCEVCKSQFTYPSKLSAHVDQCKAKFGMDVDTSLTSVDRTSTESPVELSSNLITSSIEIKEEDCWQMNLEHDDSLSSNGKKPTTTTCQNCGSTVSSIDTNHPNQEVYSAPHLPVASSTLGVGDFLKRNNLTQYVKTFENAEITLQDLPYLKTNVSELALLIPVMRDRMKFVEAIEMSRIDKAVQVSLEFELTPELDLMELCLQSEDGKKFLKLMENLNTMTHQSRNILKYVLVSHYFHRGKGRINKRGFEEMVKIIKKNYPEEIGCIWYQGIKGNQCAGLLYTCYRYMLKQFRSKDKPDPEPEPQVAAEGKGEEEILEGQESTEPVSNLDFAPRVDLKELCKESDEGKQFLELMENKTHLTGKSRDLLKIVLVKYFFQIGLGTIPCLSFEEMFQMIIKYYPDEILSTWYIPSTQGYNAKGLLYLRYRYLLRLSAKARGKDNAAALKKKLDAPAAPEFTKPSVVPRMDLKELCSQCEQGRAFLELMKDRSTLTSESRRILKMVLVDYFYKLGRGHVPTLTFLEMVQMIKEHYPDEIDKEWFVQRRVDQGGHKGALYIRYRFLRKAAIKNRK; encoded by the exons ATGAGGCTGAGGATAGAAAAGAGAACTTACAGAAG caTCATGTCATCGGATGATCAGCCTTCGTATACCTTCTTCAAAATTGAACCGAGTACGGTTGAAGACAACGAGCAGGTGGTATTGGATAATCCGGTACAAGTCCTAGAGAAAGTCGACTGGATGACCAATGTACATGATACAAAaacatttgtagaaaaaagcCCCATCGAAGATGAGTTGTCTTTACAAGGTTTCATTAAAACTGAAACGCAAACTGCACGAGACGttgaaattcaagaatttgACAAATCGACAGCAGTCAATAATTGCCCTCAACCCGAAAACGACAAAGGAAAATATGCTACAaaggaaatatttaaattatcttGTGATCAATGcagtaaaaagtttaaaggaCAGAGAGCGTTGAAACGCCATACGACTTTGGCACATTCGCTGAAACCTCGCTACCAGTGTGAGGTATGTAAGAGTCAATTTACCTACCCATCGAAGCTTAGCGCGCATGTAGATCAATGCAAAGCCAAGTTTGGGATGGATGTTGACACTTCTTTAACGAGTGTGGACAGGACGAG CACGGAATCACCTGTCGAATTATCGTCTAATTTAATCACGAGCTCGATTGAAATCAAGGAAGAAGATTGTTGGCAAATGAACTTGGAACATGACGATTCATTGTCTTCCAATGGCAAGAAACCTACAACAACAACCTGTCAGAATTGCGGATCAACGGTATCTTCAATTGACACTAACCACCCAAATCAGGAGGTTTATTCCGCGCCACATTTGCCCGTAGCTAG TTCAACTTTGGGCGTTGGCGACTTTCTGAAGCGGAACAACTTGACCCAGTACGTGAAAACATTCGAAAATGCCGAAATTACGCTGCAAGATTTACCCTACCTAAAGACTAATGTTTCAGAACTGGCTCTGCTAATACCCGTTATGAGGGACCGCATGAAGTTTGTCGAGGCTATAGAAATGTCGCGGATAGACAAGGCTGTACAAGTTTCATTAGAATTCGAATTAACTCCAGAATTG gaTCTTATGGAGCTCTGCCTGCAGTCCGAGGACGGAAAAAAGTTTCTGAAACTGATGGAAAACCTGAACACTATGACACACCAAAGtcggaatattttgaaatatgttcTGGTGAGCCACTATTTCCACCGGGGCAAAGGGCGTATAAACAAAAGGGGCTTTGAAGAGAtggtcaaaataataaaaaaaaattatccggaAGAGATCGGATGCATATGGTACCAGGGGATCAAAGGGAATCAGTGCGCGGGTTTACTATACACATGTTATCGATATATGCTGAAACAGTTCCGCAGTAAAGACAAACCGGATCCGGAACCTGAACCTCAAGTTGCTGCTGAAGGTAAAGGAGAGGAAGAAATATTAGAAGGACAAGAAAGTACTGAACCAGTGTCAAACCTTGACTTCGCACCACGCGTG GACCTCAAGGAACTTTGCAAGGAATCTGATGAAGGAAAACAGTTCCTCGAGTTGATGGAAAATAAAACCCATTTGACCGGGAAAAGTCGTGATCTGTTGAAAATAGTTCTGGtgaaatacttttttcaaatcgGACTAGGCACGATTCCGTGTTTGAGTTTTGAGGAAATGTTCCAGATGATCATCAAATACTACCCGGACGAGATTCTAAGTACCTGGTACATTCCGAGTACCCAAGGTTATAACGCCAAGGGTTTGCTGTATCTGCGCTACAGGTATCTGCTTCGTCTGAGCGCAAAGGCCCGTGGTAAAGATAACGCCGCCGCATTGAAGAAGAAGCTTGATGCACCAGCAGCGCCCGAATTCACGAAGCCATCTGTTGTCCCACGgatg GATCTAAAAGAACTTTGCAGTCAGTGCGAGCAAGGAAGAGCATTCCTGGAGCTGATGAAAGACCGAAGTACATTAACATCGGAGAGCCGgcgaattttaaaaatggttctGGTGGACTACTTTTACAAACTGGGACGAGGGCACGTCCCCACCCTAACTTTCCTTGAGATGGTTCAGATGATTAAAGAACACTACCCAGATGAAATCGACAAAGAATGGTTCGTCCAAAGACGCGTTGATCAAGGAGGTCACAAAGGTGCGCTCTACATACGGTACAGGTTTCTGCGCAAAGCAGCGATCAAAAACAGGAAATGA
- the LOC129740493 gene encoding uncharacterized protein LOC129740493 isoform X2 has translation MSSDDQPSYTFFKIEPSTVEDNEQVVLDNPVQVLEKVDWMTNVHDTKTFVEKSPIEDELSLQGFIKTETQTARDVEIQEFDKSTAVNNCPQPENDKGKYATKEIFKLSCDQCSKKFKGQRALKRHTTLAHSLKPRYQCEVCKSQFTYPSKLSAHVDQCKAKFGMDVDTSLTSVDRTSTESPVELSSNLITSSIEIKEEDCWQMNLEHDDSLSSNGKKPTTTTCQNCGSTVSSIDTNHPNQEVYSAPHLPVASSTLGVGDFLKRNNLTQYVKTFENAEITLQDLPYLKTNVSELALLIPVMRDRMKFVEAIEMSRIDKAVQVSLEFELTPELDLMELCLQSEDGKKFLKLMENLNTMTHQSRNILKYVLVSHYFHRGKGRINKRGFEEMVKIIKKNYPEEIGCIWYQGIKGNQCAGLLYTCYRYMLKQFRSKDKPDPEPEPQVAAEGKGEEEILEGQESTEPVSNLDFAPRVDLKELCKESDEGKQFLELMENKTHLTGKSRDLLKIVLVKYFFQIGLGTIPCLSFEEMFQMIIKYYPDEILSTWYIPSTQGYNAKGLLYLRYRYLLRLSAKARGKDNAAALKKKLDAPAAPEFTKPSVVPRMDLKELCSQCEQGRAFLELMKDRSTLTSESRRILKMVLVDYFYKLGRGHVPTLTFLEMVQMIKEHYPDEIDKEWFVQRRVDQGGHKGALYIRYRFLRKAAIKNRK, from the exons ATGTCATCGGATGATCAGCCTTCGTATACCTTCTTCAAAATTGAACCGAGTACGGTTGAAGACAACGAGCAGGTGGTATTGGATAATCCGGTACAAGTCCTAGAGAAAGTCGACTGGATGACCAATGTACATGATACAAAaacatttgtagaaaaaagcCCCATCGAAGATGAGTTGTCTTTACAAGGTTTCATTAAAACTGAAACGCAAACTGCACGAGACGttgaaattcaagaatttgACAAATCGACAGCAGTCAATAATTGCCCTCAACCCGAAAACGACAAAGGAAAATATGCTACAaaggaaatatttaaattatcttGTGATCAATGcagtaaaaagtttaaaggaCAGAGAGCGTTGAAACGCCATACGACTTTGGCACATTCGCTGAAACCTCGCTACCAGTGTGAGGTATGTAAGAGTCAATTTACCTACCCATCGAAGCTTAGCGCGCATGTAGATCAATGCAAAGCCAAGTTTGGGATGGATGTTGACACTTCTTTAACGAGTGTGGACAGGACGAG CACGGAATCACCTGTCGAATTATCGTCTAATTTAATCACGAGCTCGATTGAAATCAAGGAAGAAGATTGTTGGCAAATGAACTTGGAACATGACGATTCATTGTCTTCCAATGGCAAGAAACCTACAACAACAACCTGTCAGAATTGCGGATCAACGGTATCTTCAATTGACACTAACCACCCAAATCAGGAGGTTTATTCCGCGCCACATTTGCCCGTAGCTAG TTCAACTTTGGGCGTTGGCGACTTTCTGAAGCGGAACAACTTGACCCAGTACGTGAAAACATTCGAAAATGCCGAAATTACGCTGCAAGATTTACCCTACCTAAAGACTAATGTTTCAGAACTGGCTCTGCTAATACCCGTTATGAGGGACCGCATGAAGTTTGTCGAGGCTATAGAAATGTCGCGGATAGACAAGGCTGTACAAGTTTCATTAGAATTCGAATTAACTCCAGAATTG gaTCTTATGGAGCTCTGCCTGCAGTCCGAGGACGGAAAAAAGTTTCTGAAACTGATGGAAAACCTGAACACTATGACACACCAAAGtcggaatattttgaaatatgttcTGGTGAGCCACTATTTCCACCGGGGCAAAGGGCGTATAAACAAAAGGGGCTTTGAAGAGAtggtcaaaataataaaaaaaaattatccggaAGAGATCGGATGCATATGGTACCAGGGGATCAAAGGGAATCAGTGCGCGGGTTTACTATACACATGTTATCGATATATGCTGAAACAGTTCCGCAGTAAAGACAAACCGGATCCGGAACCTGAACCTCAAGTTGCTGCTGAAGGTAAAGGAGAGGAAGAAATATTAGAAGGACAAGAAAGTACTGAACCAGTGTCAAACCTTGACTTCGCACCACGCGTG GACCTCAAGGAACTTTGCAAGGAATCTGATGAAGGAAAACAGTTCCTCGAGTTGATGGAAAATAAAACCCATTTGACCGGGAAAAGTCGTGATCTGTTGAAAATAGTTCTGGtgaaatacttttttcaaatcgGACTAGGCACGATTCCGTGTTTGAGTTTTGAGGAAATGTTCCAGATGATCATCAAATACTACCCGGACGAGATTCTAAGTACCTGGTACATTCCGAGTACCCAAGGTTATAACGCCAAGGGTTTGCTGTATCTGCGCTACAGGTATCTGCTTCGTCTGAGCGCAAAGGCCCGTGGTAAAGATAACGCCGCCGCATTGAAGAAGAAGCTTGATGCACCAGCAGCGCCCGAATTCACGAAGCCATCTGTTGTCCCACGgatg GATCTAAAAGAACTTTGCAGTCAGTGCGAGCAAGGAAGAGCATTCCTGGAGCTGATGAAAGACCGAAGTACATTAACATCGGAGAGCCGgcgaattttaaaaatggttctGGTGGACTACTTTTACAAACTGGGACGAGGGCACGTCCCCACCCTAACTTTCCTTGAGATGGTTCAGATGATTAAAGAACACTACCCAGATGAAATCGACAAAGAATGGTTCGTCCAAAGACGCGTTGATCAAGGAGGTCACAAAGGTGCGCTCTACATACGGTACAGGTTTCTGCGCAAAGCAGCGATCAAAAACAGGAAATGA